Below is a window of Oncorhynchus clarkii lewisi isolate Uvic-CL-2024 chromosome 19, UVic_Ocla_1.0, whole genome shotgun sequence DNA.
aatttgcgacttcctgactgatgtcttgagatgttgcttcaatatatccacatacttttcctacctcatgagccatctattttgtgaagtgcaccagtccctcctgcagcaaagcacccccacaacatgatgctgccacccctgtgcttcatggttgggatggtgttcttcggcttgcaagcctccccctttttcctccaaacataataatggtcattatggccaaacagttctatttttgattcatcagaccagaggacaaaaagtacgatctttgtccccatgtgcagttgaaaaccgtagtctgtcttttcttctggcagttttggagcagtggcttcttccttgctgagcggcctttcaggttatgtcgacataggactcgttttactgtggatatagatacttttgctgttgttctgggattcaaTCCCAGACTACTGGATATttgagcggcggtaactcactaGAACTagcagcattacgaccaggaatacgacttcccTGGAGCAGATACTTTGTTCACTCTCCCCAGAGCAATTGAACTTATTCCAGAGGCCGATCCAAAAACATCGCCTGTGGAGGAGAGGCACTTAAGTGAGCCTGCTGGTTTGATTTAGGAGGcacgcacaccacccaccacttccaagtatattactcgctaatgcaAGGATTTCTTTCCAGAGGGACATTGGGGCCTGTAACATACGTTGTTTcgtggaaacatggctctctcgggatactcTGTCGGAGACGGTAAAGCCGACAGGATTCTCCGTACATtacgcagacaggaataaatatctctctggGAAGCAGATGGGCGGAGGGGTgcgtttcatgattaacgactcatggtgtaattaaAGGAACATACAGGATCTCAAGTAATTTTGTTCACCCATCCttgaatacctcacaatcaaatgccgaccatattatctcccaagataatTATCCTCCGTCATTACCACGGACGTTTACATCCCTCCTGAAGCCGATACCATGACAGCCATCAAAGagcttcactggactttatgaaaactggaaaccacatatcctgaggctgcatttattgtagctgggaattTTAACAAAGCAACTTTGAGGACTAGGctgccgaagttctatcaacatatCGACTGTACTACTTGCCCTGCTAAGACTCTCGACCATAGCTATTCAAACTTCCGGAattcctcccccgccctcctttcggcaaatctgaacCACGACTACATCTTGCTCCTCCCTTGCTATAGGCaggaactcaaacaggaagtacccgtgctaagaactattcaacgctggtctgaccaatcggaatccacacttcaggattgttttgatcacgtggactgggatatgttccgggtagcttgCAAAAATAATCTAGACGCATACacggacacggtgactgagtttataaggaagtgtataggagatgtagtacccactgtgactattaaaacctaccctaaccagggaccaacgtcttgcttccggCCAGGCTAAACAAATTCTTTTCACGCTTCGAGGATAACACAGAGCaaccgacgcggcccgctaccaaggactgtgggctctccttctctgtggccgacgtgagtaaaacttTTAAACGTTTTAACCCTCACAACGGCattcctagccgcgtcctcagatcatgcgcagaccagctggctggtgtgtttacgggcatAGTCAATctttccctatcccagtctgctgtccccacatgcttcaagatggctaccattgttaaTGTATCCAAGAAGGCAACggtaactgaacttaatgactatcgcccgtagcactcacctctgtcattatgaagtgctttcAGAGACTAgacaaggatcatatcacctctcccgtacctgccaccctagacccactttaatttgcttaccgccccaattgatccacagacgatgcaatcgccatcactctgcacactgccctatcccatcaggacaagaggaatatctatgtaaaaatgctgtttattgactagctcagcattcaacaccatagtgccctccaagctcatcattaagcttgaggccctgggtctgaacaccgccctgtgcaactgggtcctggacttcctgacgcaccgccccccaggtggtgaaggcagGAAATATTACCTCCACTctgctaatcctcaacactggggccccacaggggtgcgtactcagccccctcctgtactccctgttcacccatgactgtgtggccaactcagtcatcaagtttgcagacgacacaacagtagtgggcttgattaccaacgatgacaagacagtctacagggaggaggtgagggctctgtggtgcctggaaaacaacctctcactcaacgtcaacataacaaaggagatgatcttggacttcaggaaacagcagagggtacTCTCTTATCTACATtgacgggactgcagtggagaaggtggaaagcttcaagttccttggcgtacacatcattgacaaactgaaatggaccatccacgcagacagtgtggtgaaggtgcaacagagcctcttcaacctcaggaggctaaagaaatttggcttgtcacctaaaaccctcacaaacttttacagatgcacatttgAAAGCATCCTGCCGTGCTGTATCACcatctggtacggcaactgcactacccgcaaccgcaaggctctccagatgacaaactacctgccctccaggacacctacaccacccgatgtcacaggaagtccaaaaacataatcaaggacatcaaccacccgagccaccgccccgatatcatccagaaggcgaggtcagtacaggtgcatcaaagctgggaccgagagactgaaaaactgcttctataggccatcagactgataaacagccatcactaactcattagaggctgctgcctataggcatagactagaaatcactggccactttaataatatttacatatctggcattactcatctcatactgtattctatactatcttagtcacttaatgtttacatatcttgcattgctcatctcacatgtatatactgtattctatactattctactgtatcttagtccattatgctctgacatcgctcgtccatatatgtatatagtcttaattcattaaTTTGTCTGTATTGGGTATAtaattgtgtaatttgttagatattacagcaCTGTCAGAGCAAGAAGAGCAAATATTTCGCTTTACCCACcgtaacatctgctaatcacgtgtatgtgaccgataAACTGTGATTTGTTTTGACATGTACATTTCTTATATGTGTAAAGGAGTCAATAGGTTCTAGTTTGGTAACATGAATAAGTGTATTTCATGCCAGAATCCAACACCTTCAAACAGTGATTTGATAGCACCAAAGTGTGAGTGCTAGTATATCATGAACACACCTATAAATACAGGTATGTTACCAGCAAATAATCACTATATATACAGTTTATAGATACTGTTGCTGATATGCTTTAGCTAATGGTGAACCATATATTGTTTGTGCACTTCACTCTAAAAGTAAATGCTTTTTCATGCGTTGTTGAATATTGGGGAGTGTCCCGAATTCTTTGAAATTCTGTAAGCATCAGTTGTACTTGTTCGGATTCTCTAGTTTGTGTTGTGTTCCACAGGCAATCGTTTGAGCTTCAGgacggtggtggggaggtggggagaaCCCATTCACAGCTGATGAGAGTGGTGAGAGACAAGACAAGCAACAACAATGACGGCAGCTATGTCCTGACCAGGGTTACACAGAAGTCAGTAAGAGAGGAGGTAGTGAGAtacggaggaagggaggaagcAAGGAAGGTGTAGAATGGATCAAAGGGttgaagagagaagggagggagggatgtggtGGATGGAATCCTTTTGAGAGTACTTTGTCTTGAGACCAATGACAGCGAAATGATGAACCCAGTACACTGTGATGTCATTAACTGAGTGTTTTTGATTGACAGGTAAAGTTGGAGGACGCCCTGGCCGCCAGGGAGAACCCCATGATCAATGACATCAGAAAAAACGAGAGAGGTGGGAAACCAAACTGTTACACCTCTGTGTTTATAATTTCAGCCGTAAGCGAGCCTTCCTCTAGATCTGCTAGAAGGGTTGTCTTACAGTGTGTGTTCTGTTTTCATCTCCTCCCTGGTTAGATTTCAGTCACATACCTGAAGACCGTGTCCCAGAGCAGCTTCCTGCTGAGCAGGATGGTATCAGGTTCAAACCAGGGAGGAGCCGCAGGGTGGCGCCAGATCAGCAAGGTACTGCCTTCATCACGCTCTCTGTATCTCCCTACGCATTTCTCCCATGTGTCTTTCACACATGTTTGGTGAGTAGTGGGTGAGTATTACAGGTGTGTTTTGATGTCCTGCAGGTGATTCTCTAGGTGTCTTGCAGATGGCCAACGGAACCCCTGTGGCCATGATGACTACGTCTCCTTCCCTTCCCACCACCGTCGACATCAGTAGGCTACCTCAAATCACCCATGTGCACTTCTCAAactatcaaccaatcaatcaaatcaaatgtatttataaagccctttttacataagccgatgtcacaaagtgctatacaggaatccagcctaaacccccaaacagcaagcaatgcagatgtagaagcacggtggctagtaaaaaaggcaggaacctgggaagacccagagaggaaccaggctctgaggggttgccagtcctcttctagctgtgccgggtggagattataacagtacatggccaagatgttcaaacgttcatagatgaccagcagggtcgaataataataatcacagggcttgtagagggtgcaacaggtcagcacctcaggagtaaatgtcagttggcttttcatagccgatcattcggagttagagacagcaggtgcggtagcgagagagtcgaaaacagcaggtccgggacaagataacacatccggtgaacaggtcagggttccatagccacaggcagaaagtAATGGGGCTCAATCTCTCTTTGGCTAAGCTTCAGGTTAAGTGACTCTCCTCtattattttcttattttctcaCCTTGTAGGTGACCTGAGGGACGTCCTGAACTTCACACCCGAGCTCCACTCTATACCAGCCCCGATATCCGTGGTGGAGGATGACAGCCCCCTCGAGTCCGTACCCCCACCTGTCTATTCAGGGGACACCATGGACACACCCATCATGAATGTTCTTCACACCCTGGTGCTGGATGCCCCCATCGTGGATCCCCTCATCATAGACACCCTTGCATCTGTGGATGCCCCCATTGTGAACAGCCTTGAACCTGTCGACATCCACATTGTGAATGACACTGACCCCCTCAATATCCCCATCGTGAATGACCTTGACCTCCTGGAGGCCCCTGCAGAATTCAGCTCTAACTTTATCGCTCAGCTTGAAGAAGATGGTCGGGTGGAGGGTGAGGACCAGGGGCCTTCCCTGGGGGTACGACCCGAGCACACCTATGAGATCTTTGGGGAGCTCACACCTGATGATCCCTCTGTGGAAGTGGACCTGACAACCCCAGGCTATCAAACCATAGCTGAACTGGTCCACAAATCAACCACACAGCCTGACGATGACACAACCATGGTCACAATGCCATCGGACCTGGCAAGCCCAGACTATGAGATCATAGCTGAACTGGTCCAGCAATTGAGCGCAACCACACTGCCTGACAATGAGCCAATAAAAACTACAGGCACAGTCCCAGGGGAGGGGCTTGACCTGACAAGCCCTCTCTCATTtgtggaggaggtagaggatggttTGAGTGACAGGGGCTGGAATCCAATGTATGCCAGGGTGAGCAGGAAGCTTAGTAAgtgccccaccccaccccctgtGCCTCcgccagaggaagaggaggaatatTTACCTCCAATAccggaaagaagaggagagatggaggaatgatCATTGTAGAATATCCCTTCAGACTTTTAAAAAGCACCGCAAATGTGTTTTATGTACTCAATGCTATTTGAATGtatatgcagtgcattcggaaagtattcagaccccttgactttttgactttttcaacatttattacattacagctttattctaaaattgattaaattgttttttcccccctcctcaatctacacacattaccccataatgaaaaagcaaaatcaggtttgtagaaatgtttgtaaatgtattaaaaataaaaaagggaGATATCACAGTTACATAAGtacagacccttcactcagtactttgttgaagcacctttggcatggattacagccttgagtcttcttgggtatgaagctacaagcttggcacacctgtatttgggaagttcctccgattcttttctgcagatcctctcaagctctgtcaggtaagattgggagcatcgctgcacagctattttcaggtctctcaagagatgttcaatcgggttcaagtccgggctctggctgggccactcgaggacattcaggagacttgtcccggagacactcctgcgttgtcttggctgtgtgcttagggttgttgtcctgttggaaggtgaaccttcgccccagtctgaggacctgagcatTCTGGAGCAGTTTTAAAAAAGAATCAAGGATCgcacttttctccgttcatctttccctcgatcctgtctagtctcccagtccctgcatctGAAAAACATTCACAAGGTAAgatgctgccagcaccatgcttcaccatagtgatggtgccgggtttcctccagatgtgatgcttggcattcaggccaaagagttcgatcttggtttcatcagaccagagaatcttgtttctcattgtcagagtcctttaggtgctttttggcaaactccaagtgggctgtcatgtgccttttactcaggagtggcttccgtctggccactctaccttaaTGGCTTCATTGGTGatgtgctgcagagattgttgtccttctggaaggttctcccttcttcacagaggaactctgtcagtgaccatcgggttcttggtcacctccctgaccaaggcccttctccccgattgttcagtttggctgggcggccagctctagggagagtcttggtggttccaaacttcttccatttaagaatgatggaggccactgtgttcttggggacattcaatgctgcagcaatgttttggtacccttctccagatctgcctcgacacaaccctgtcttgaagctctatggacaattcctttgacctcatggcttggtttcttttcctgacatgcactgtcaactgtgggaccttatatagacaggtgtgtgcctttccaaatgatgtccagtcaattgaatttaccacaggtggactacaattaATTTGCAgaaacaaggatgatcaatggaaacaggatgcacctgagctcaattttgagtctcatgtTAAATGGTCtatatatttatgtaaataaggtattttttgtgcgtttttttacatttgcaaaaatgtctaaaaacctttcGCTTTGTctttatgtggtattgtgtgttaaATAAATGTCGTAATAAGGCtaacgtaacaaatgtggaaatagtcaaggggtactttccaaatgcactgtattctcAACTATCTGTGCCTTATTTCTAGACTTATAATATATCTGATGATGAGGGTAAGGGTTGTAACCAGTCCAAATAGAAAGTAACACTTCCCTATCTAATATACTCTTATATGAGACAGGTATCTCAGTATCCTATCCTCCTACCAAGTAATTTCATTGGTTTTGCAAACGCTGTTCCAACTCAATGCCATGCTATGCATTCCATAACGAACCCCGAGCCAGAATAGAACTGGGTCCCTTAACATGTGCCAGAGTAGGCtgttcccctgctcagatgttgcatgcatcaaccaatggttgagTGCCACGTCAACGACTGTGTCATCAACTAACAGATTGTTATAACATACGATGTGGTTAGCTAATACgttaaatacctatccaggcattCTAAGATTTGGCAGGCATCAGCAACGCCTAGGCAGAGGAATGCACCCTTTATGTTTGTATGTACTAACACATTACAGCGTGACATGGCAATTACACTATTATAAGTCTAGGAGTTTTTGTTTCTTTGAGATTCATTCAACTGGGTCAACTAAGACTCTCTCTCTAGAATTACAAACGTAATACCATAATGACTATACTGGTGCATTCTTAATAAATCATGCATGTATATTAATAAATTAAATTAACATCAaaacaatataatagccatagcTAGTTTATGTATTTATTCAAATCTTTCCATGTGAGGTATAATAAatcatttaaatgttttgtttaactaggcaagtcagttaagaacaaattcttatttacaatgacggcctaccccggccaaaccctaacgatgctgggccaattgtgcaccgccctatgggactcccaatcacagctggttgtgatacagcctggaatcaaaccagggactgtagtgatgcttctagcactgagatgcagtgccttagacagctgcaccaCTCGGAAGTTCATCCTACTTGGGATTTATGGACTATGTAAATCTGTGTTGTAAAATGTTCATTTTCATGATTAGAACGTATAAGCAGATTGAAATACAAGAGGTCAGATGTAATAAACAGTATTTAGTACATCCTGTTGGCCATCATTTACTACGAAATATTACATTGCAAACCTCAACCATTGGAGGGAGTGAATGTCACAATCTGAAATGAAGCCACTATTGAAATATCACATTGTGGATGGGACATAGCGAAATTCAACACATATATATCACTGTTCCAATTAAAtatgtagcggtatttattagagaggggtaaagaaagcttttgttcgggcgccaggcaggtattaaccatgccgaaaggaaaagagtagactagagagaaccactaccagacccacacacatcagcagaagagactgcctagagtgtagcctgtttaccagatagccagtggagagaaaagagaatacacaccatataaaacccacatcacagcacaggggtaacccaaacaagaatacctcatacaataatactaatactaataatggcatagcaattcaacagcaacttcatacaagaacgaacccagtcatcaacataggatttgcaataatctgtattaatttctagtggatgagtgcaaagggtatgaatgtggggggtgttcatcgacacaacaaaggccttaaaaatgtccagtcttctcgaccacatgtcattagtacatctcaatacagttcacataacaatacacaatttgcaagcaacctcccttttaactgaaatgtccaaatacttctgtcagggcaataatagtccagctctaatgaacttcaatgggaagtgcattggaaaaatagagagtctgttgaagggtaaagcactggaacgatagagggaagagaaaaagagaaagagaacaagagagatcttagctgtggtcttcaggcgtgcaggtgtactgtctgactgtccgaaggtttgtatgttaaagcttcgcaacaatgttgctactaatccatgcgatccataacgggcgtggtcccaaacgaaaacaaccacgacctagagcgattacaccgatgattgagttaaatactctataaactacacacgctgaaaacaaacaaaacttctgcagcacagcacacacaatcaaactgtcgcgccaccaaagagcccctccccaaagagctgaacgagctctctttattttctccttccttactgctcatgcgctcttaaagtggcagtgcacggtgaaggctccgtgcagatttcgccacactCCTCCCCCCATGAAAAAACAATGCCTGTAGAAACCGAGAGGATGCAGGCTTTGTTCCTGCTACAcaaaaccagggaagtcctcctcATCAGAGTCCTCCACGAAGAGGTCCTGCAGGTGTTGCTTTTGCCTGCGATCCAGCTCTTCTGCCGTAGGGTAGCAGGGCTTTAGGTCAACAACATGCACTGTCCTGACATCTTCCCCAGTGTCCTCCAAACAGACCAAGTAGTTCACTGGTCCCAACTGCTGCACTACACGGTATGGACCTTTCCATCTCGAAGCTAGCTTGGCAGTGAACTTCTTAGATGCCTTTGACATAGTTTCTCAGCTGTCGTTGTTTGGCTTTGGTTTTGCTGGCCTCCACTTTGGCTAGcaaggtgtggtggtgttgtacgGCATCAAACGCTGGGCAGTCAGGTGAAACATTCGAACTTTGCAAGACCCTGTCCATCTGACCTTTTAGTGGTCTTCCCAGGTGGAGTTCGGCGGGAGTGACCCCAGAAGTCTCCTGCACGGCAGAGTTCAGTGCAAAGCGAAATTCTGGAAGATGCTGATCCCACCTTGTGTGCTGATCCCCCACGAATGAAGCAATCATCCCCTTCAGGGTTCGGTTTACCCTCTCGGTCAGGTTGGTCTGAGGATGGTAGGCTGTTGGCAGCTTGGCAATTACACCCCAGTAGGTACAGAGCTCTTTGTatattcctgatatgaactgcggACCTCGGTCAGAGAGGATTTGGTCTGGAATCCCGAATCTGGTAAAGACCTCCCTTCTCAGAATTAGAGCAATGGCTGATGCAGTGGCTTAGCGGAGGGGAAACAACTCCAcccagtgtgtgtagtagtccaCTACCACCAATAAAAATTCATTCCGTGTCCCCCGGCTGGGAGGAAAAGGTCCCATGAGGTCAATTCCCAACATTTAATTTGGATGGTTCACCACAGTCTGCTGCATTTTTCCGGCAGGTCTGCCAATGTCGGGTTTGTATTTCTGGCAGACTTCACACTGCTGTACAAACTTCCGGGTATCAACCCACATGCCTGGCCAGTAAACCACCTCTTGTAGTCTTCGATAAGTTTTAAAAACTCCAAGATGGCCACTCATGGGATTGgcatgataaacttggattatctgGTCACACAATGTAGAGGGAATGAAGATGCGATAATGGGTGCTATGTATTCCATCTCCTCTTGGAGTTTTTCGATACACTTTATCTTGAATTATGCTATACTTATCATTGAAGCGACTCTTGGAGTCTTCTTCAGACAGACTCTTGTGGATCGCCATGATGGCAGCATCCTTCTGCTGTGCTCTCCATACACTCATCATCCAGAGGAAAGGAATCATCCAGACATTTAGCGGTAGTATAGGTACTGCACAAGGgaggacaaacattggcagtctcTGTAATCCAAGAAAGGGCATCTGGTACAACGTTCAGTTTTCCTTTGCGATACTCAATGATGAAGTCAAACTTCTGCAGTCTGATAGACCAGCGAATAAGACGGCTGTTGGTCTTGCCTGATGCCAGAACCCACTGCAGAGCAGCATGGTCTGTGACAACGGTGAAGATCTTTGCCTCCAAGTAGTAGCTCCATTTCTCCAAAGCCCAGACCACAGCGAGGCATTCCCTTTCAGTCGTTGAATAATTCCTCTCGGCTGAATTAAGGGTGCGACTTGCATAGGCAAGAACTTCTTCTGTTCCAAGTCCTGTTTGTTGAGCCAAGACTGCTCCAAGTCCTGTTTGACTTGCATCCGTGTACACAATGAAATGAGCATTCAGGTTAGGATGTCCAAGCACTGGAAGAGTAATTAGACTGTTTTTGAGTGCTTCAAATGCACCTTGGCATGCAGGGGTCCATTGGAATTTCACACCTTTCTTCTTAAGGTGATTGAGGGGTTTGGCTACCTTTGAAAAGTCAGGCACAAACCtgtggtaccatccagccatacCCAGAAACCGCTGAACAGCCTTGAGGGATGTGGGAATTGGGAATTCCTGCACGGCTGCAACTTTGGCTGGATCTGCATGGATACTTTCAGCATTAACCACATGTCCAAGGAACTTGAGTTCTGGCAGACAGAAACTACACTTCTTCAAGTTCAAGGTCAAACCTGCAGCCTTTAGTCTGTCGAAGACGGACTGAATGTCTTGCAGATGATCCgcgacagaggaggagtagattatgatgtcatccagatAAACAAGACAATTTCTACCCCTCAGATCTCTCAGGACAGTCTCCATCAACCTTTGGAAGgttgctggagcattcttcaaaccAAAAGGCATGACTTTGAAGGAGTACAAACCAGCAGGGGTGACAAAGGCAGTCTTGTCCTGACTAGCGGGATCCATTGACACCTGCCAATAGCCACTGTTCAGATCCAGATTACTAAAGATGGATGCTCCTGCCAGAGATTCCAGTATGTCATTTATGTTTGGTAGAGGGTAGGCATCGCTTTCTGTTATGGCATTcggcttcctgtagtccacacagaATCGATATCCACCATCTTTCTTAGGAATCAGGACAACCGGAGAAGCCCATCCGGAAAAAGAAGGTTCCACAATTCCATTCTCCAACATGCTTTTGAGCTGTTCATTGAGAATGGCCAGTTTGGCGGGGGACAGCCTGTAGggacgctgcttaatggggacctCATGCCGGGTATAGATTTTGTTTGAAGACGGTTGTACGGTCGAGTGTAAGAGTACAGACCTC
It encodes the following:
- the LOC139374467 gene encoding uncharacterized protein — translated: MARDWKMLVDIGQQLIFPPEIASTNLRPDMVLWSPSRKAVYIIELTVPWENSVEEAYERKKLRYTELAADATQRGWNAKVWPVEVGCRGFVASSTIRITQSNRRGPLPRTVGSPSLWPTQSFELQDGGGEVGRTHSQLMRVVKLEDALAARENPMINDIRKNERDFSHIPEDRVPEQLPAEQDGIRFKPGRSRRVAPDQQGDSLGVLQMANGTPVAMMTTSPSLPTTVDISDLRDVLNFTPELHSIPAPISVVEDDSPLESVPPPVYSGDTMDTPIMNVLHTLVLDAPIVDPLIIDTLASVDAPIVNSLEPVDIHIVNDTDPLNIPIVNDLDLLEAPAEFSSNFIAQLEEDGRVEGEDQGPSLGVRPEHTYEIFGELTPDDPSVEVDLTTPGYQTIAELVHKSTTQPDDDTTMVTMPSDLASPDYEIIAELVQQLSATTLPDNEPIKTTGTVPGEGLDLTSPLSFVEEVEDGLSDRGWNPMYARVSRKLSKCPTPPPVPPPEEEEEYLPPIPERRGEMEE